In Dolichospermum flos-aquae CCAP 1403/13F, the following proteins share a genomic window:
- the recJ gene encoding single-stranded-DNA-specific exonuclease RecJ, protein MEWILTGTEKPPDWFIELVKSYPTGGDFAAQLFWQRGIQDQEKLAAFINYQSYQPASSFEFGQEMNLAIERLITAGKTGAKIVIWGDFDADGITSTAVLWDGLGEFFQQHRQLSYYIPNRLTESHGLNKPGIDILAAQGCQLIVTCDTGSTNIAEIIYAQSLGIDVIVTDHHTLPSERPPVVAIINPRYLAKEHPLYHLSGVAVAYKLVEALYISLPDIPAHPLTDLLDLVAVGLIADLVQLSGDCRYLAQLGIQQLHTDYQKLPTARRRPGVGKLLELCQKSGDRPTDISFGLGPRINAVSRIHGDASFCVELLTSRDMQRCQQLAEETELANSRRKSLQKDVQVQVTKKLNQLDLSTTSVIVLEDPQWAGGVLGLVAGQIAQETGRPTILLSTEAKENKTDSSPSFARGSARSINSVDLYQLVQEQAHLLDRFGGHPFAAGLSLLVENIPLFTAAINQKLRQSLGGINLTPTVQADLVVTVADLGKDLFLELKLLEPCGMGNPIPKLLIKNCWFENSWHRNEQDLKGNKIQYIKTDFNIRDDSTNNPFPGIWWGHYKEELPIGKCDCIAEIDFNSFKNRYEIRLVALRSHTGTELKTQNSAMILDWRNQEDLGELKSEKSLLIMKNCPTNWDNLRLWWKQSLNQQKQLVIAWRKPQNQTPRDVLVTLVGIAKYLGRTNQLVTRVQILEKLGISDQSLYLGFQALKYLGFIVQRQNHHLQISWDFKYYQKPADYAISQFLAAVREEQFQRDYFSHVPLSIIVAMIGK, encoded by the coding sequence ATGGAATGGATTTTAACAGGAACGGAAAAACCCCCTGATTGGTTTATTGAATTAGTGAAAAGTTACCCAACAGGTGGTGATTTTGCGGCTCAATTATTTTGGCAACGGGGAATTCAAGATCAGGAAAAATTAGCGGCTTTTATTAATTATCAAAGTTATCAACCTGCCAGTTCTTTTGAATTTGGACAGGAAATGAATTTAGCTATAGAAAGGTTAATTACTGCGGGGAAAACGGGAGCAAAAATTGTTATTTGGGGAGATTTTGATGCAGATGGAATTACTTCGACTGCGGTATTATGGGATGGTTTGGGTGAATTTTTTCAGCAACATCGTCAATTAAGTTATTATATTCCCAATCGTTTAACTGAATCTCATGGTTTAAATAAACCAGGAATTGATATTTTAGCTGCACAAGGTTGTCAGTTAATTGTTACTTGTGATACGGGCAGTACAAATATTGCCGAAATCATTTATGCCCAAAGTTTAGGGATAGATGTGATTGTGACTGACCATCATACATTACCCTCAGAACGTCCTCCCGTAGTCGCAATTATCAATCCTCGTTATTTAGCTAAGGAACATCCTTTATATCATCTTTCTGGTGTGGCTGTTGCTTATAAATTGGTGGAAGCTTTATATATAAGTTTGCCAGATATTCCTGCACATCCTTTAACTGATTTACTAGATTTAGTTGCAGTGGGATTAATTGCCGATTTGGTCCAATTAAGTGGTGATTGTCGGTATTTGGCACAATTGGGAATTCAACAATTACACACGGATTATCAAAAACTACCAACAGCCAGAAGAAGGCCAGGTGTGGGTAAGTTATTAGAATTATGCCAGAAAAGTGGCGATCGCCCTACAGATATTTCTTTTGGTTTGGGACCGCGAATTAATGCGGTTAGTCGCATTCATGGTGACGCTAGTTTTTGTGTAGAATTATTGACGAGTAGAGATATGCAGCGTTGTCAACAACTTGCAGAAGAAACAGAATTAGCTAATTCCCGTCGTAAGTCTTTACAAAAAGATGTCCAAGTCCAAGTTACGAAAAAACTCAATCAATTAGACTTATCCACTACCAGCGTCATTGTTTTAGAAGATCCTCAATGGGCAGGTGGTGTTTTGGGTTTGGTTGCTGGTCAAATTGCCCAAGAAACGGGACGACCGACAATTTTATTAAGTACAGAAGCAAAGGAGAATAAGACAGATTCTAGCCCATCCTTTGCGCGAGGTTCGGCACGTTCAATTAATTCTGTTGATTTATATCAATTAGTTCAAGAACAAGCCCATTTATTAGATCGTTTTGGTGGACATCCTTTTGCAGCGGGTTTGAGTTTATTAGTAGAAAATATCCCCTTATTTACAGCCGCAATTAACCAGAAATTACGCCAATCTTTAGGAGGAATTAATCTTACTCCCACAGTCCAAGCTGATTTGGTGGTGACCGTTGCAGATTTGGGTAAAGATTTATTTTTAGAATTGAAACTTTTAGAACCCTGTGGTATGGGAAATCCTATTCCCAAGCTACTAATTAAAAATTGTTGGTTTGAAAATTCTTGGCATAGAAATGAACAAGATTTAAAAGGAAATAAAATCCAATATATTAAAACTGATTTTAACATTCGAGATGATTCTACTAATAATCCTTTTCCAGGAATTTGGTGGGGACATTATAAGGAAGAATTGCCTATAGGTAAATGTGATTGTATTGCCGAAATTGATTTTAATAGCTTTAAAAACCGCTATGAAATTAGATTAGTTGCATTACGTTCCCATACGGGAACTGAACTGAAAACTCAGAATTCGGCAATGATTTTAGATTGGAGAAATCAGGAAGATTTAGGAGAATTAAAATCAGAAAAATCATTATTAATCATGAAAAATTGTCCTACTAATTGGGATAATCTCCGGTTATGGTGGAAACAATCGCTAAATCAACAAAAACAATTAGTGATTGCTTGGAGAAAACCCCAAAATCAGACTCCTAGAGATGTTTTAGTAACTCTGGTAGGTATTGCTAAATATCTTGGTCGCACAAACCAGCTAGTTACCCGTGTGCAGATTTTAGAGAAATTGGGTATTAGTGACCAAAGCCTATATTTAGGATTTCAAGCTTTAAAATATTTAGGCTTTATCGTCCAACGTCAAAATCATCACTTACAAATAAGTTGGGATTTTAAATATTATCAAAAACCTGCTGATTATGCTATTAGTCAATTTTTAGCCGCAGTTAGAGAAGAACAATTTC
- a CDS encoding type II CAAX endopeptidase family protein has protein sequence MTIKRLLLIGLTLLAIMLSGLSLLNSWQKPQFQSRLELYQTNIVLQAQAWKPEDSSDKSIQTLQESILGANPLESAIKQYQEASESIQTSLETTNKKLAALQSSAVTPVSAEEKSLQKSSQQQGKLLAEVDLRLGILQAQQQEADKAIKTWNQLQQYSDINPKYQETAQVLSGIWSKPPRLLPKAEQIIQQNLNSWFRFTALDQLYQLQQRQEALLSLKIAQQAAATQALLKLAIIATIPTLTAFIGIILLLFLLVQRLLKGQASILATNGNLVWSTPWNWEIIIQVFILGFFLMGQLFIPELLSILPIPRGTGNARIEAFMVLVSYMFVAFGCFSVLYFSIRRFFPLPENWFRFNFFSNWFLWGLGGYCTALPIVVIVSLINQKLWQGQGGSNPLLQMALESRDNTALGIFFFTAAIAAPFFEEFLFRGFLLPSLTRYTSVWGAILISSLLFAAAHLSLSEILPLSALGIVLGIVYTRSRNLLSSMLLHSLWNSGTLISLFLLGSNN, from the coding sequence ATGACAATTAAACGGTTGCTGTTAATTGGGCTAACTTTGTTAGCAATAATGTTGTCGGGCTTATCTTTATTGAATAGCTGGCAAAAACCTCAGTTCCAGAGTCGTCTAGAATTGTACCAGACTAATATCGTCTTACAAGCCCAAGCATGGAAACCAGAAGATAGCAGCGACAAAAGTATTCAAACACTTCAAGAATCTATTCTCGGTGCAAATCCTTTAGAAAGTGCGATAAAGCAATATCAGGAAGCAAGTGAATCTATTCAAACTAGTTTAGAGACAACTAATAAAAAATTAGCAGCACTACAATCTTCAGCAGTTACTCCTGTTTCCGCAGAGGAAAAAAGTTTACAGAAATCTAGCCAACAACAAGGAAAATTGTTAGCGGAAGTAGATTTGCGGTTGGGAATTTTGCAAGCACAGCAACAGGAAGCAGATAAGGCTATTAAAACTTGGAATCAATTACAGCAATATTCAGATATCAACCCCAAATATCAAGAAACTGCTCAAGTATTAAGCGGAATATGGAGTAAACCTCCCCGTCTATTACCCAAAGCTGAACAAATAATTCAACAAAATTTAAATAGTTGGTTTCGTTTTACGGCTTTAGATCAATTATATCAACTTCAACAACGTCAAGAAGCTTTATTATCTCTGAAAATTGCCCAACAAGCAGCAGCAACCCAAGCATTGTTAAAATTAGCGATAATTGCTACTATCCCCACCTTAACAGCTTTTATAGGGATAATTCTGCTGCTTTTCTTATTGGTTCAACGCTTGCTTAAAGGTCAAGCATCCATATTAGCGACAAATGGCAATTTGGTTTGGTCAACTCCTTGGAATTGGGAAATAATTATTCAGGTTTTTATCCTGGGATTTTTCTTGATGGGGCAATTATTTATACCAGAATTATTATCTATTTTGCCTATTCCTCGTGGTACAGGAAATGCCAGAATTGAGGCTTTTATGGTTTTAGTTAGTTATATGTTTGTGGCTTTTGGTTGCTTTTCAGTTCTATATTTTTCCATTAGGCGTTTTTTCCCCCTTCCTGAGAACTGGTTTCGCTTCAATTTCTTCAGTAATTGGTTTTTGTGGGGACTCGGTGGCTATTGTACAGCTTTACCGATTGTGGTGATAGTATCACTGATTAATCAAAAATTGTGGCAAGGACAAGGTGGCAGTAATCCACTTTTACAAATGGCACTAGAAAGCCGGGATAATACCGCATTGGGGATATTTTTCTTTACCGCAGCCATAGCTGCACCGTTTTTTGAGGAATTCCTATTTCGCGGCTTTTTATTACCATCTCTGACTCGTTATACGTCGGTTTGGGGGGCAATTTTGATCAGTAGCTTGTTATTCGCGGCTGCTCACCTAAGTTTATCAGAAATACTGCCGCTGTCAGCATTAGGAATCGTCTTAGGAATAGTTTACACGCGATCGCGCAATTTACTTTCTTCTATGCTTCTCCACAGTCTTTGGAATAGTGGCACATTAATTAGTTTGTTTCTTTTAGGTAGTAATAATTAA
- a CDS encoding TM2 domain-containing protein, which yields MSNLNPSYTTKQLLAGYAGIIFGGFGLHKFILGYTSEGFIMLAISVIGGSFTYGFTLIVMQIVGLIEAMIYFNKPHEEFVNTYFVNKQGWF from the coding sequence ATGAGTAATCTCAACCCATCATACACTACTAAACAACTGTTGGCTGGTTATGCTGGAATTATTTTTGGTGGATTTGGGCTGCATAAATTTATTCTTGGTTACACATCAGAAGGTTTTATTATGTTAGCAATTTCTGTAATTGGTGGCTCTTTTACCTACGGATTTACATTGATAGTTATGCAAATCGTTGGTTTGATTGAAGCCATGATTTACTTCAATAAACCCCATGAAGAATTTGTTAATACTTATTTTGTGAATAAGCAAGGTTGGTTTTAG
- a CDS encoding heavy metal translocating P-type ATPase, translated as MQLIPKSEIVIESAPPTKILNSEKIILDVGGMKCAGCVNAVEKQLIQHPGVKSVCVNLATEVAVVEAEIGTVDAEALIQGLTATGFPSQLRTAKGAGDKSTIPNPEVRQRQEMQGIVRQLGIASLLLLLSGIGHFGNIGSVIFPFLNDIWFHCGLATIAIIIPGRPILVEGWLGWRRGAPNMNTLIGLGTLTAYIASLVALLFPQMGWECFFDEPVMMLGFILLGRTLEKQARVRAAKAFRQLLALVPQTARLIINPESEKLIAGANIMEIPAEQVRVGEWLQVLPGDKIPVDGEVRFGQTTIDESMLTGESVPVMKQAGDTVTGGTLNQSGAIAIQATRTGDDTILAQIVALVEAAQTRKAPVQKLADTVAGYFTYGVLTAAGLTFLFWYLLGTHLWPDVTMTGGMIMAHNMGHNPQHLIPHTQYSALLISLKLAIAVMVVACPCALGLATPTAILVGTGMGAERGLLIKGGDVLEKVHKLDTVVFDKTGTLTTGKPTVTDCLVITESTLPLSLIQLAAAVESGTYHPLATAIQQEAKRQDLAIPHAVEFHTEPGMGVSAVVEGKKVLLGNWEWFNYHQINITETAEKQGQRLATEGKTVIGVAVDGTLTGLIAVSDTLRPDAKTAVDKLRQMGLRVMLLSGDRLEAASAIAKQLGIANTDIMAGIPPAQKAATIQSLQCGKIKTYVAMVGDGINDAPALSQADVGIALHSGTDVAMETAEIILMRNSLTDVVKAIQLSRATFKTIRQNLFWAFAYNTIGIPLAAGVLLPSWGFVLGPASAAALMAFSSVSVVTNSILLRRFAP; from the coding sequence ATGCAACTGATCCCCAAATCTGAAATAGTTATAGAATCTGCCCCTCCCACAAAAATACTTAACTCAGAGAAAATTATTTTAGATGTTGGAGGGATGAAGTGTGCTGGATGTGTTAATGCGGTAGAAAAACAGCTTATTCAGCATCCAGGAGTTAAAAGCGTTTGTGTTAATCTCGCAACAGAAGTCGCAGTCGTAGAGGCGGAAATTGGTACTGTAGATGCAGAGGCGTTAATTCAGGGATTAACGGCTACAGGATTTCCTAGCCAATTACGGACGGCTAAAGGTGCTGGTGATAAATCTACAATCCCTAACCCAGAAGTAAGACAACGCCAAGAAATGCAGGGGATAGTTAGACAGTTAGGAATTGCTAGTTTACTACTGTTACTATCGGGAATTGGTCATTTTGGTAATATTGGATCTGTTATTTTTCCGTTTTTAAATGACATTTGGTTTCATTGTGGACTGGCTACTATCGCCATTATTATTCCTGGTAGACCAATTTTAGTGGAAGGTTGGCTAGGTTGGCGACGGGGTGCGCCGAATATGAATACCCTCATTGGTTTGGGAACTCTAACAGCCTATATTGCCAGTTTGGTGGCGTTATTGTTTCCCCAAATGGGTTGGGAATGCTTTTTTGATGAACCGGTGATGATGTTGGGTTTTATTCTTTTGGGGAGAACTTTAGAAAAACAGGCTAGAGTCCGTGCGGCTAAAGCGTTTCGCCAATTGTTAGCTTTAGTGCCGCAAACAGCCCGGTTAATTATTAATCCAGAATCGGAAAAATTGATTGCTGGGGCTAATATTATGGAAATTCCGGCGGAACAGGTGCGTGTGGGTGAATGGTTGCAGGTGTTACCGGGGGATAAAATTCCGGTAGATGGTGAAGTGCGCTTTGGACAAACTACCATAGATGAATCCATGCTGACAGGGGAATCTGTACCCGTGATGAAGCAAGCAGGAGATACTGTGACTGGAGGCACTTTAAATCAGTCAGGAGCGATCGCTATTCAAGCTACTCGCACTGGTGATGATACAATTCTAGCCCAAATTGTGGCTTTGGTAGAAGCTGCCCAAACTCGCAAAGCCCCAGTTCAAAAATTAGCAGATACGGTGGCTGGATATTTTACCTATGGTGTCTTAACAGCGGCTGGTTTAACCTTCCTATTTTGGTATTTGTTGGGAACTCATCTTTGGCCAGATGTGACGATGACTGGTGGCATGATCATGGCTCACAATATGGGACATAATCCCCAGCATTTAATCCCCCATACCCAATATTCTGCCCTGTTAATTAGTTTAAAATTAGCGATCGCTGTCATGGTAGTTGCTTGTCCCTGTGCGTTAGGATTAGCTACCCCTACAGCCATCTTAGTGGGAACAGGTATGGGTGCAGAACGGGGATTATTAATCAAAGGTGGCGACGTTTTAGAAAAAGTCCATAAACTAGACACGGTAGTTTTTGATAAAACCGGAACTCTCACCACAGGTAAACCCACCGTAACTGATTGTCTAGTTATTACCGAATCAACTTTACCATTATCTCTCATTCAACTAGCCGCAGCCGTAGAAAGCGGTACTTATCATCCCCTCGCTACAGCCATTCAGCAAGAAGCCAAACGCCAAGATTTAGCTATTCCCCATGCTGTAGAATTCCATACTGAACCAGGTATGGGCGTATCCGCTGTCGTTGAGGGAAAAAAAGTTCTTTTAGGTAACTGGGAATGGTTTAATTACCACCAAATTAATATTACTGAAACCGCAGAAAAACAGGGACAAAGACTAGCTACAGAGGGAAAAACCGTAATTGGTGTAGCTGTAGATGGAACTTTAACCGGATTAATTGCTGTTAGTGATACCCTCAGACCAGATGCAAAAACCGCAGTAGATAAACTCCGACAAATGGGTTTGCGAGTTATGCTCCTGAGTGGTGATAGATTAGAAGCAGCCAGTGCGATCGCTAAACAACTAGGAATCGCCAACACCGACATCATGGCAGGTATCCCCCCAGCCCAAAAAGCAGCCACCATTCAATCTCTTCAATGTGGGAAAATCAAAACTTATGTCGCTATGGTAGGAGATGGCATCAATGACGCTCCAGCCTTATCACAGGCAGATGTGGGCATCGCTTTACATTCAGGAACAGATGTCGCTATGGAAACTGCTGAAATTATTTTAATGCGAAATTCCCTAACCGATGTTGTCAAGGCGATTCAGTTAAGTCGAGCCACTTTTAAGACCATTCGTCAGAATTTATTTTGGGCTTTTGCCTATAATACAATAGGTATTCCCCTCGCGGCTGGTGTATTATTACCTAGCTGGGGTTTTGTTCTCGGTCCTGCCAGTGCAGCGGCATTAATGGCCTTTAGCTCCGTTAGTGTTGTTACCAACTCAATTTTATTAAGGAGGTTTGCCCCATAG
- the thyD gene encoding thylakoid membrane protein ThyD, with translation MKIAISGATGFVGSRLVERLHTEGHRILVLTRNPTFAQKVFPSPAFPNLEIIAYTPSVSGSWQDAISGCDGVVNLAGEPIAEGRWTPERKQEILNTRKLGTQKIVEAIAKANPHPIVLVNTSAIGYYGTSETASFDEDSASGNDFLAQVCQEWEAEARKVKDTNVRLVILRFGIVLGNGGALGKMITPFKLFAGGPIGSGQQWFSWIHLDDIVSLIIQALTKPTMEGVYNATAPQPVRMNDLSTTMGNVMNRPSWLPVPGFAIEAILGDGAKVVLEGQQVLPKRTLESGFEYQYPNLQSALTQILT, from the coding sequence ATGAAAATAGCAATTAGTGGTGCAACAGGATTTGTGGGTAGTCGGTTGGTAGAAAGACTACACACGGAAGGTCATAGAATTTTGGTATTAACCCGCAATCCTACCTTTGCTCAAAAAGTATTTCCCTCCCCAGCTTTTCCTAACTTAGAAATTATTGCCTATACCCCCAGTGTATCCGGCTCTTGGCAAGATGCCATATCTGGTTGTGACGGCGTAGTTAATTTAGCCGGAGAACCCATTGCTGAGGGACGTTGGACACCAGAACGCAAGCAGGAAATTCTCAACACTCGCAAACTAGGAACACAAAAAATTGTCGAAGCTATAGCTAAAGCTAATCCTCACCCCATTGTCCTAGTCAATACTTCGGCTATTGGTTATTACGGAACCAGTGAAACTGCCAGTTTTGATGAAGATAGCGCTTCTGGTAATGACTTTCTCGCTCAAGTCTGTCAAGAGTGGGAAGCGGAAGCGAGAAAGGTAAAAGATACCAATGTGCGGTTAGTAATTTTACGCTTTGGCATTGTTTTGGGTAATGGTGGCGCTTTAGGGAAAATGATTACCCCCTTTAAACTCTTTGCTGGTGGACCTATTGGCAGTGGTCAGCAGTGGTTTTCGTGGATTCACTTAGATGATATTGTCAGTTTAATTATCCAAGCTTTAACTAAACCAACAATGGAGGGAGTATATAATGCCACTGCTCCTCAACCAGTTCGCATGAATGATTTAAGTACCACAATGGGTAACGTCATGAATCGTCCCTCTTGGTTGCCTGTGCCGGGATTCGCCATAGAAGCTATATTAGGAGACGGGGCTAAGGTGGTTTTGGAAGGACAACAGGTTTTACCCAAACGCACTTTAGAGTCAGGTTTTGAATATCAATATCCGAATTTGCAATCAGCACTAACACAAATTCTTACCTAA
- a CDS encoding aldo/keto reductase — translation MLYKRFGRTEIQMPVFSCGGMRYQYKWQDVTPEEIPVDNQENLEAVIRRSVELGINHIETARGYGTSEMQLGKILPQFPREKLIVQTKVSPVADPQEFRQTFEKSLAYLQLDYVDLFSLHGINNAETWNDSICEGGCLEVAKQLQSEGKIKFIGFSTHGPTEIILQAINSNQFDYVNLHWYYINRQNWAAIEAATKLDMGVFIISPSNKGGLLYQPPKKLVDLCAPLSPMVFNDLFCLSHPQVHTLSIGAAKPTDFDEHLKTLELLDNAAEILPPIISRLESEAINILGEDWVKTWETNLPTWEETPGEVNMRVILWLLNLALAYDMIDYGKMRYNLLGQADHWFPGNRADRLDELDLRECLVNSPQAEKIPQMLAKAHDILGSAEIKRLSQS, via the coding sequence ATGCTATACAAACGTTTTGGCCGGACAGAAATACAAATGCCTGTGTTTTCCTGCGGAGGAATGCGATATCAATATAAATGGCAAGATGTCACACCAGAGGAAATTCCCGTAGATAATCAGGAAAATTTAGAGGCTGTAATTCGTCGTTCTGTAGAATTGGGAATTAATCATATTGAAACTGCACGCGGTTATGGAACATCAGAAATGCAGTTGGGAAAAATCCTCCCCCAATTTCCTCGTGAAAAATTAATAGTCCAAACTAAAGTTTCTCCTGTTGCAGACCCTCAAGAATTTCGCCAAACTTTTGAAAAATCTTTGGCTTATCTTCAGTTAGATTATGTTGATTTGTTTAGTTTACATGGCATTAATAATGCAGAAACTTGGAATGATAGTATTTGTGAAGGTGGTTGTTTAGAAGTAGCAAAACAGTTACAATCTGAAGGTAAGATTAAATTTATTGGCTTTTCTACTCATGGTCCCACAGAGATAATTTTGCAAGCAATTAATAGTAATCAATTTGATTATGTGAATTTGCATTGGTACTATATTAATCGCCAGAACTGGGCTGCTATTGAAGCTGCAACTAAATTAGATATGGGTGTATTTATTATTAGCCCTTCTAATAAAGGTGGGTTATTATATCAACCTCCCAAAAAGTTAGTGGATTTGTGTGCGCCTTTGAGTCCAATGGTGTTTAATGATTTATTTTGTTTGAGTCATCCTCAAGTGCATACTTTGAGTATAGGTGCAGCCAAACCAACTGATTTTGATGAGCATTTAAAGACTTTGGAATTATTAGATAATGCGGCAGAAATTCTACCACCAATTATTTCCAGATTGGAATCAGAAGCAATCAATATTTTAGGAGAAGATTGGGTAAAAACCTGGGAAACTAATTTACCAACTTGGGAAGAAACTCCAGGGGAAGTAAATATGCGGGTGATTTTGTGGCTGTTAAATTTGGCTTTGGCTTATGATATGATAGACTATGGCAAAATGCGTTATAATCTGTTAGGACAAGCTGATCATTGGTTTCCTGGTAATCGGGCTGATAGGTTAGATGAATTAGATTTACGAGAATGTCTTGTTAATAGTCCCCAAGCTGAAAAAATTCCCCAAATGTTGGCGAAAGCCCACGATATTTTAGGAAGTGCAGAGATAAAGCGTTTGTCTCAGAGTTGA
- a CDS encoding type II toxin-antitoxin system HicB family antitoxin, which produces MNNQGKQVYNYTVILEREEDGGYHAFCPLLKGCHSQGDTFEEAIANITEAVELYIESLMADNQPIPIFNSETNALSLHFLKYRGLSPTFGEFFQLGDY; this is translated from the coding sequence ATGAATAATCAGGGCAAACAAGTTTATAATTACACCGTCATTCTCGAAAGGGAAGAAGATGGAGGCTATCATGCTTTTTGTCCCCTTCTTAAGGGCTGTCATTCTCAAGGAGATACTTTTGAAGAAGCGATCGCTAATATCACAGAAGCTGTAGAATTATATATTGAAAGTCTCATGGCTGATAATCAACCTATTCCTATTTTCAACTCTGAGACAAACGCTTTATCTCTGCACTTCCTAAAATATCGTGGGCTTTCGCCAACATTTGGGGAATTTTTTCAGCTTGGGGACTATTAA
- a CDS encoding tetratricopeptide repeat protein, producing MDWITLLRSLQSDFLKRLTSSCLLHCEIEGQHSELTIISGERLKALREFCWLMAEKYKRTSPVRDVFINNLKGKLGEEVVKERLADFITEVDYEKRFGGDGKSDFTLTANSVIGVEVKSRHGSIDRVRWSVSAEEVEKNAVIVCILIQEEVNEAQSAYHLFLAGFLPTQMIKLKTGKISFGINQLLYGGGLFSYLEQFSISANSHKSDLSQSQIIKPQSTPVDLTIFYLNLGDEYFQKGEYAAAINSYNQALQFNNSDADIYYKLGLVNYQLGEYHTAITNYSQAINININHHQAYNQIGLVHYQIGNYHIAIEAYTQAIRINPHIAINYKNRADVRSHIGDTQGAIEDYNQAINLNPDYATTQKDRQISRYLLDKQQQLKQIIDIDPQDAIGYKNRGHDRVELGDYEGAITDYNQVIQINPDDIDAYYCRGNAHFDLGKYAAAIADYTQVIKMNFHYVNAYYNRGNALLEIADKQGAVEDFHKAANLYWQAGKLAEYKDTQARIIELEMEASLDILNF from the coding sequence ATGGATTGGATTACTCTCCTGCGATCGCTACAATCTGACTTTTTGAAAAGGTTAACATCTAGTTGTCTACTTCATTGTGAAATAGAAGGTCAACATAGTGAATTAACTATTATTTCTGGTGAGAGATTAAAGGCATTACGGGAATTTTGCTGGTTAATGGCGGAAAAATATAAACGCACTTCTCCAGTCCGTGACGTTTTTATTAATAATCTTAAAGGTAAATTAGGCGAGGAAGTTGTTAAAGAAAGATTAGCTGATTTTATTACGGAAGTAGATTATGAAAAACGCTTTGGTGGTGATGGCAAAAGTGATTTTACACTCACTGCTAATTCTGTAATTGGCGTTGAAGTCAAATCTCGTCACGGTAGTATTGATAGAGTTAGATGGTCAGTGAGTGCAGAAGAAGTGGAAAAAAATGCAGTAATTGTTTGTATTTTGATTCAAGAAGAAGTCAATGAAGCCCAATCTGCATATCACCTTTTTTTAGCTGGATTTCTCCCCACGCAAATGATTAAATTGAAAACTGGGAAAATTTCCTTTGGAATTAATCAATTATTGTATGGTGGTGGTTTATTTTCCTATTTAGAACAATTTTCAATTTCGGCAAATTCTCATAAATCTGATTTATCTCAAAGTCAAATAATTAAACCCCAATCTACACCTGTTGATTTAACTATTTTTTATTTAAATCTCGGTGATGAATATTTCCAAAAAGGGGAATATGCAGCGGCAATTAATAGTTACAATCAAGCTTTACAGTTTAATAATAGTGATGCTGATATTTATTATAAACTCGGTTTAGTTAATTATCAATTAGGTGAGTATCACACAGCAATTACTAATTATAGTCAAGCAATAAATATTAATATAAATCATCATCAAGCTTACAATCAAATAGGTTTAGTACATTATCAAATAGGTAATTATCACATAGCCATAGAAGCTTACACCCAAGCAATTAGAATTAATCCCCATATTGCGATTAATTATAAAAATCGTGCTGATGTTCGTTCTCATATTGGTGATACTCAAGGAGCAATTGAAGATTATAATCAGGCAATTAACCTTAATCCTGATTATGCTACCACGCAAAAAGATAGACAAATATCTCGATATTTATTAGATAAACAACAGCAATTAAAGCAAATAATTGATATTGATCCTCAGGATGCTATTGGTTATAAAAATCGTGGACATGATCGGGTTGAATTAGGAGATTATGAAGGAGCAATTACTGATTATAATCAGGTAATCCAAATTAATCCTGATGATATTGATGCTTATTATTGTCGGGGTAATGCTCATTTTGATTTGGGAAAATATGCAGCAGCAATTGCCGATTATACTCAGGTAATTAAAATGAATTTTCACTATGTTAATGCTTATTATAACCGAGGAAATGCCCTATTAGAAATTGCAGATAAACAGGGAGCAGTTGAGGATTTCCATAAAGCAGCAAATTTATATTGGCAAGCAGGAAAATTAGCAGAATATAAAGATACACAAGCTAGAATAATAGAATTAGAAATGGAAGCATCTTTAGATATTTTAAATTTCTAA